A window of the Desulforapulum autotrophicum HRM2 genome harbors these coding sequences:
- a CDS encoding TIR domain-containing protein — MSKTYNLFISHSWAYSDAYDKFVSLLDNRPYFHYKNHSVPQNNPIHSCGTDAQLYQAIKNKIQGCHIIIIMAGVYSSYSKWINKEIKIAKEEFYSPKPIIAVKPWAQTKMSSVVRDNANAIVAWNTESIISKIRLLG, encoded by the coding sequence ATGTCAAAAACTTACAACCTTTTTATCAGCCATTCATGGGCTTACTCCGATGCCTACGACAAGTTTGTATCCCTGTTGGATAACCGACCTTATTTTCACTATAAAAATCATTCAGTTCCTCAAAATAACCCGATTCATTCATGTGGAACCGATGCACAACTTTATCAGGCAATTAAAAATAAAATACAGGGCTGCCATATAATTATTATCATGGCAGGCGTTTACTCCAGCTATAGCAAGTGGATAAACAAAGAAATCAAAATTGCAAAAGAAGAATTTTACAGCCCAAAGCCAATTATAGCGGTAAAACCATGGGCTCAAACAAAGATGTCGTCTGTAGTTCGTGACAATGCCAACGCAATTGTTGCCTGGAATACAGAATCCATCATTTCAAAAATAAGGTTGCTTGGATGA
- a CDS encoding RipA family octameric membrane protein, which translates to MIEDKSILIEQYKLYTEVTDRVSARRAATNRYYISLLSALFAFITFVINKKICSDYSEIVLCCFTLLGVLLCGVWFINIKSYKQLNSGKFKVIHLMEKQLPFRCFDEEWKILGSGKDSKKYRKLTKIELAIPAILAVPYLILFFYYARSHIQIILNFLLLFFNFQ; encoded by the coding sequence ATGATTGAAGACAAATCGATATTAATCGAACAATACAAACTATATACAGAAGTTACCGACCGTGTCAGTGCAAGGCGGGCGGCAACTAACAGATACTATATTTCTCTGTTGTCCGCTCTTTTTGCTTTTATTACTTTTGTGATCAACAAAAAAATATGTTCAGATTATTCGGAAATTGTACTTTGCTGCTTCACTCTCCTGGGGGTTCTGTTATGTGGTGTATGGTTCATCAATATTAAATCATACAAACAGCTTAATTCCGGTAAATTTAAGGTTATACATTTGATGGAAAAACAATTGCCGTTCAGGTGTTTCGATGAGGAATGGAAAATCCTTGGATCTGGAAAAGATTCAAAGAAATATAGGAAGCTGACGAAAATTGAATTGGCAATACCCGCTATTCTTGCTGTACCCTATTTAATATTATTTTTTTACTACGCCAGATCTCATATTCAAATCATTTTAAACTTCTTACTATTATTTTTTAATTTTCAGTAA
- a CDS encoding DEAD/DEAH box helicase: MFESNPIHLVENLKATLKRYISTSLPINSRYPVLKQAFFKLVEQQELVKGPYVEALPDFEKGASLKALLEVNGGFLHKGFANFTDQILDRPLHLHQEKALTAACQKDQSLIVATGTGSGKTETFLYPIAQKLLMEPHPEQPGVRILLIYPMNALANDQLFYRIAPMFGRELKEYGITFGRYTGQIRANADKNEEREKLRENDKLMETLGHTIPENWLLTREEMIETPPKILITNYAMLEHLLLLPRNAPLFAQTTLNTLVLDEIHTYSGAQATEVAFLLRKLKHRIGLTAPLQVFGTSASLAEGPGADDALLSFADQLFGEKVHQVIRGKRIPHHTLLEKRKYFTLSIDTWIQIGKFLNENVVDDYDVFDWNEMVEEKLDTRVKDPLLLNEKQTFSSGLEKLFSANKEIRYIAKTLDQEPIIAFQDLAEKLFPGDQVKTEEKRQALSSVVHMGIISRKSMNVFPLLPSRYHIATNSIEGACIRLTGGTKEGWSDIKSFRNFTDTEGRPYYPLFVCRRCGQPYIEGFTDGSKLLNSLKGIDQSDKQYIRKVFWLGQPTKSSALDELDDETPVKVQKDKNKSPTYLNPENGDLKHEDEGGQYIRLYEVETTRDEIEKNDYVRKCNACGSRASGASAEIISPMNSGNEAFGAVVCQKVLENLPPAKNIDHVTPMQGRSLLTFSDNRQNAAYFAPYFERTSGELALRTAIYQVLKKEDELMSIDDLAYLIFKFWKKNGEPIVIDSAGKLIENRERRTDHIMGKVAAEFCTPGGRRNSLEALGLVHVTYESKRFKRLVKTITPFIPEHDRKEAKSVALFLLETIRRGKAIVNLYDIDLTDPFIWGEIYSQKRSFELHKTSPGYTTGWIPAEGRKQNNRRTWLIVERLGWSWEQTRTFLSNFWESLISLKFLRPARPGYGLDAKLIRFENGNDHTLHRCEDCGLSTFDTVSSCCSSFLCKGKTKPVSEKERKKRIEYNHYVSIYDQGTALTTKANEHTASLSTELRQQIEQDFSIRKINLLSCTTTMEMGVDLGDLEAVVCLNIPPGISNYQQRTGRAGRRAQAAPFCVTVARNSQYDQMVFSNFREYLMQPAPIPRIHLENAKLFQRHQNSVVLSGFLRNRIPDTSINAPSLSDFFGDRFDDEALNEFKDDLNAWLESEEGAASENEASRLVASLPKDLQSFIGLSGKALTGKFTELILKLAQDVNGRWRVYSEKRKALLKEDKLNKALHWENLRKSYMTQFLVTQLSLHGMIPTYSFPVNSLSLDVTKEYGKKARFSWDKDISLNRDALLGISEYAPGAEVVANGRIWTSQGLAYYPKDFMPTNYYTLCRECHHVEVQVDREDLSGTCMFCGSKSIGLKRNFIEPKGFVTAYKDRKGKDLSLHRIRKQYADEARLISMAREEQFKPSDNPVITKALLRSHAINKNDPVGTLFIVNRGPFGMGYHRCNLCNHMVPAKKAETKKLKHTDLLGDQRCINDNLSWPVDISHIFNTDVTILRFSNPIPEPEKPLSTSERRRHIDSFAATLSEAIRFAAVAVMDLQINAVRTTYKISAKKISVIIYDSVPGGAGYSVRLFREIKMDQLLSAAIDRLDCPNECSSGCRRCLCDYSNQRIWDYFDRISVIPWLKAINKGEVDHPIIKAGGLIWKKPSLKALSEKLAPYQSIALIGQNFYSSKTNFENPCVKWILEQMNTGKKIKIFFTNASNIQEKKVFRQREVMNYLKPYIESGQLSLYGIRSNEKILLPSIAAGPIKDGPAWYSDFQLPSVMDEIVPHPAYELTINEERAAKLQETLEAGQHYSANKLFPPQRKFERWELASGQKRNLNKYFNHVHDAYVETIEIKDPYCGADNRQINLLTTFLQFLNKYTNSIKKVHIKCKEQSFKAYNYKAPNLMRNAVIEKISQAIEMKPIVQVIPFPQGKAFHDRSVIITTIDEQGESAKHIYDLSGGIDWLMDDQKNTLLFYSTEK, translated from the coding sequence ATGTTTGAATCGAATCCAATTCATCTTGTTGAAAATCTGAAGGCAACCCTAAAACGGTATATTTCCACATCTTTACCCATCAATAGCCGGTATCCAGTTCTTAAGCAGGCTTTTTTCAAACTGGTAGAGCAACAGGAATTGGTCAAAGGGCCTTATGTTGAAGCCCTGCCGGACTTTGAAAAGGGAGCGTCCCTCAAGGCACTATTGGAGGTGAATGGTGGGTTTCTCCATAAGGGATTTGCAAATTTTACAGATCAGATACTTGACCGGCCACTACATCTCCATCAGGAAAAAGCCCTGACAGCAGCCTGCCAGAAGGATCAAAGCCTTATCGTGGCAACCGGAACTGGTAGCGGTAAGACCGAAACCTTTCTTTACCCCATTGCCCAAAAACTGCTGATGGAACCCCACCCTGAACAGCCCGGCGTCCGGATACTGCTTATTTATCCCATGAATGCTCTGGCCAACGATCAACTTTTCTACCGCATTGCTCCCATGTTCGGCCGGGAATTAAAAGAATATGGGATTACATTCGGCAGATACACCGGTCAGATCCGAGCCAATGCCGACAAGAACGAAGAGAGGGAAAAGCTCAGGGAAAACGATAAACTTATGGAAACTCTGGGGCATACTATCCCGGAGAACTGGTTGCTTACCCGGGAAGAGATGATAGAAACGCCTCCAAAAATTTTGATTACCAACTATGCAATGCTGGAGCATCTTCTTTTATTGCCCAGGAACGCACCTTTATTTGCCCAAACGACCCTGAACACCTTGGTCTTGGACGAAATTCATACATACAGCGGTGCACAGGCCACAGAAGTGGCTTTTTTGTTAAGAAAACTGAAACACAGGATAGGATTGACAGCGCCGTTGCAGGTTTTCGGCACCAGTGCAAGTCTTGCAGAAGGACCAGGGGCAGATGACGCCCTGTTGAGTTTTGCCGACCAGCTTTTCGGAGAGAAGGTTCATCAAGTCATCCGGGGAAAGCGGATCCCTCATCACACACTTTTGGAAAAAAGAAAGTATTTCACCCTCTCCATTGATACCTGGATCCAAATTGGTAAATTCCTTAATGAGAATGTTGTGGATGACTATGATGTTTTTGACTGGAATGAAATGGTTGAGGAAAAGCTGGACACAAGGGTTAAAGACCCTCTCTTATTGAATGAAAAACAAACATTTTCTTCCGGTTTGGAAAAATTATTTTCTGCAAATAAGGAGATCCGATACATTGCAAAAACATTGGACCAGGAGCCCATCATTGCATTCCAGGATCTGGCCGAGAAATTGTTCCCGGGTGACCAAGTAAAAACAGAAGAAAAACGACAGGCGTTGAGCTCCGTTGTACATATGGGGATTATTTCAAGGAAATCCATGAATGTCTTCCCCCTATTGCCCAGCCGGTATCACATTGCCACAAACAGCATTGAAGGTGCCTGCATCCGCCTGACAGGAGGGACCAAAGAAGGATGGTCTGATATCAAGTCGTTCCGCAACTTCACAGATACAGAAGGACGACCATATTATCCGCTCTTTGTTTGTCGACGGTGCGGCCAGCCATACATTGAAGGGTTTACCGATGGTTCAAAACTACTAAATTCCCTCAAAGGGATTGATCAGTCTGACAAGCAATACATCCGAAAAGTATTTTGGCTAGGTCAACCAACCAAATCCAGTGCACTGGATGAATTAGACGACGAAACTCCTGTGAAAGTCCAAAAAGACAAAAATAAAAGCCCCACCTATCTGAATCCCGAAAACGGTGACTTGAAACATGAAGATGAGGGTGGGCAGTATATTCGGCTATATGAAGTCGAAACTACCCGGGATGAAATTGAAAAAAATGATTATGTCCGGAAATGCAACGCCTGTGGCAGCAGGGCATCAGGAGCGTCTGCTGAAATAATATCCCCAATGAATTCAGGCAACGAGGCATTTGGTGCCGTGGTCTGCCAGAAGGTACTTGAAAACCTTCCTCCGGCAAAGAACATTGATCATGTCACACCGATGCAAGGTCGGTCTCTGCTGACATTTTCAGATAATCGACAAAATGCAGCCTATTTTGCACCTTATTTTGAACGAACCAGTGGAGAACTTGCGCTCAGAACAGCCATTTATCAAGTATTAAAAAAAGAAGATGAATTGATGTCGATAGACGACCTTGCCTACCTAATCTTTAAATTTTGGAAAAAAAACGGAGAACCAATCGTTATTGACAGCGCAGGTAAGCTGATAGAAAACAGGGAGCGTAGAACAGACCATATCATGGGTAAGGTAGCGGCCGAATTTTGTACGCCTGGGGGACGGAGGAATTCTCTTGAGGCTCTGGGTCTTGTCCATGTTACATATGAGTCAAAACGATTTAAAAGGCTGGTAAAAACGATTACACCTTTTATTCCGGAACACGATAGAAAAGAGGCAAAGAGTGTTGCCCTTTTTTTATTGGAAACCATCCGCCGGGGTAAAGCCATTGTCAATCTTTATGATATTGATCTTACCGATCCATTTATCTGGGGAGAAATATACTCCCAAAAAAGATCTTTTGAACTTCATAAAACCAGTCCTGGATATACAACAGGCTGGATCCCTGCCGAGGGTAGAAAGCAAAACAACAGAAGAACATGGCTGATAGTTGAACGCCTTGGATGGTCTTGGGAGCAAACCCGAACTTTTCTTTCAAATTTTTGGGAAAGCCTGATATCTCTGAAATTTCTGAGGCCCGCCAGGCCTGGATACGGACTGGACGCCAAGCTGATTCGGTTTGAAAACGGTAACGACCATACCCTTCACCGTTGTGAAGATTGCGGACTATCAACATTCGATACGGTTTCTTCTTGCTGCTCATCATTTTTATGTAAAGGCAAGACCAAGCCGGTTTCCGAAAAAGAAAGAAAAAAAAGAATTGAGTACAATCATTATGTTTCCATCTACGATCAGGGGACTGCGCTAACCACAAAAGCCAACGAGCACACAGCGTCATTGTCCACAGAACTTCGCCAACAGATAGAACAGGATTTCAGTATACGTAAGATAAATCTACTGAGCTGTACAACAACCATGGAAATGGGGGTAGACTTAGGGGATCTTGAGGCTGTGGTTTGCTTGAATATACCTCCTGGAATATCAAATTATCAACAGAGAACAGGGCGGGCAGGCCGCCGGGCCCAGGCCGCCCCTTTTTGTGTTACCGTTGCAAGGAACAGCCAATATGATCAAATGGTCTTTTCAAATTTTCGAGAATATCTTATGCAGCCTGCACCCATCCCAAGAATACATCTTGAAAACGCGAAACTGTTTCAAAGGCATCAGAATTCCGTTGTTCTATCCGGCTTTTTAAGAAATCGCATTCCAGACACGTCAATAAACGCTCCTTCACTTTCAGATTTTTTTGGAGACAGATTTGATGATGAAGCGTTAAATGAATTTAAGGACGACCTTAACGCTTGGCTTGAAAGTGAAGAAGGCGCAGCCTCTGAAAATGAGGCCTCACGGCTTGTGGCATCTCTGCCAAAAGACCTTCAGAGTTTTATCGGCCTGTCCGGAAAGGCATTGACCGGAAAATTCACTGAGTTGATCTTGAAACTTGCCCAGGATGTTAATGGGCGCTGGCGGGTCTACAGCGAAAAAAGAAAAGCACTGCTTAAAGAAGACAAACTCAACAAAGCATTGCATTGGGAAAATTTAAGAAAATCATACATGACCCAATTTTTGGTAACTCAATTATCGTTGCATGGCATGATCCCGACCTACAGTTTTCCAGTAAATTCTCTAAGTCTTGATGTAACCAAAGAATACGGCAAAAAAGCACGGTTTTCATGGGACAAAGATATTTCTCTGAACCGGGATGCTCTTTTAGGAATTTCAGAATATGCGCCAGGGGCCGAGGTCGTAGCGAATGGACGAATTTGGACCAGCCAGGGACTGGCTTATTACCCGAAAGACTTCATGCCGACTAATTACTATACCTTGTGCCGGGAGTGCCACCATGTCGAAGTGCAGGTTGATAGAGAGGACCTGTCTGGCACCTGTATGTTCTGCGGGAGTAAAAGTATAGGACTGAAAAGAAATTTCATAGAGCCAAAGGGATTTGTCACAGCATATAAAGACCGGAAAGGTAAAGATCTTTCTTTGCATAGAATCCGGAAACAATATGCCGATGAAGCTCGATTAATCTCCATGGCAAGGGAAGAACAGTTTAAGCCCTCCGACAATCCGGTGATTACCAAAGCATTGTTGCGAAGCCATGCCATCAATAAAAATGACCCCGTCGGCACTCTTTTTATTGTAAACCGAGGCCCTTTTGGTATGGGGTATCACAGGTGTAATTTATGTAACCATATGGTTCCGGCAAAAAAAGCGGAAACCAAAAAATTAAAACATACCGACCTGCTTGGAGACCAGCGGTGTATAAATGATAACTTGTCCTGGCCAGTGGATATATCACACATTTTCAACACTGATGTGACCATTTTGCGGTTTTCTAATCCTATCCCGGAACCCGAGAAGCCGTTAAGCACTTCAGAGAGAAGGCGACACATAGATTCTTTTGCTGCGACCTTAAGCGAGGCCATTCGTTTTGCAGCGGTCGCGGTAATGGATTTGCAGATTAATGCCGTTCGAACAACCTATAAAATAAGTGCAAAAAAAATATCCGTTATTATTTATGATTCTGTGCCAGGCGGTGCCGGATACTCGGTGAGATTATTCCGGGAAATTAAAATGGATCAACTGTTGAGTGCTGCCATTGACAGACTCGATTGTCCCAATGAATGCTCTTCGGGATGCCGCAGATGCTTATGTGATTATTCAAATCAAAGGATTTGGGATTATTTTGACCGAATTTCGGTCATTCCATGGCTGAAAGCCATAAACAAAGGAGAAGTTGACCATCCTATAATCAAGGCTGGCGGCCTGATATGGAAAAAACCAAGTTTGAAGGCGCTTTCTGAAAAATTAGCCCCATATCAGAGTATCGCTTTAATTGGGCAGAATTTTTACAGTTCAAAAACAAATTTTGAAAACCCTTGCGTCAAATGGATCTTGGAACAAATGAATACTGGAAAGAAGATCAAAATTTTCTTTACCAATGCCTCAAATATTCAGGAGAAGAAAGTATTCAGGCAAAGAGAAGTTATGAACTACCTGAAACCATATATAGAAAGTGGACAGCTAAGCCTGTACGGCATTCGTTCAAATGAAAAAATTTTGCTGCCCAGCATTGCTGCGGGCCCGATTAAAGATGGGCCCGCCTGGTACTCAGATTTCCAGCTCCCGTCAGTTATGGATGAAATTGTACCCCATCCGGCATATGAATTAACTATAAATGAAGAAAGGGCTGCGAAACTTCAAGAGACATTAGAGGCCGGACAGCACTATTCAGCGAACAAATTGTTCCCTCCTCAACGAAAATTTGAACGTTGGGAATTGGCTTCAGGGCAAAAAAGGAATTTGAACAAATATTTTAACCATGTTCATGATGCTTATGTCGAGACGATTGAGATCAAAGACCCTTATTGCGGCGCTGATAACAGGCAAATCAACCTCCTAACAACATTTTTACAATTCTTGAATAAATATACTAACTCAATAAAAAAAGTACATATAAAATGTAAGGAGCAAAGTTTTAAAGCCTATAATTATAAAGCCCCCAATTTAATGAGAAACGCTGTGATTGAAAAAATATCGCAGGCAATTGAAATGAAGCCAATTGTCCAGGTAATCCCGTTTCCCCAAGGCAAAGCATTCCATGACAGGAGTGTCATCATTACTACGATTGACGAACAAGGAGAGTCCGCCAAACATATTTATGATCTTTCCGGCGGGATAGATTGGCTAATGGATGACCAGAAGAATACTTTGCTGTTTTACTCTACAGAAAAATGA